One Urocitellus parryii isolate mUroPar1 chromosome 8, mUroPar1.hap1, whole genome shotgun sequence DNA window includes the following coding sequences:
- the Ppt2 gene encoding lysosomal thioesterase PPT2, protein MLGLWGQRFPSVWVLLLLPFLQLLLPAVPASHSASYKPVIVVHGLFDSSYSFRHLLEYINETHPGTVVTVLDLFDGRESLRPLWEQVQGFREAVVPIMAKAPEGVHLICYSQGGLVCRALLSVMDDHNVDSFISLSSPQMGQYGDTDYLKWLFPTSMRSNLYRICYSPWGQEFSICNYWHDPHHDDLYLNASSFLALINGERDHPNATAWRKNFLRVGRLVLIGGPDDGVITPWQSSFFGFYDANETVLEMEEQLVYLRDSFGLKTLLARGAIVRCPMSGIVHTAWHSNRTLYETCIEPWLS, encoded by the exons ATGCTGGGGCTCTGGGGGCAAAGGTTCCCCTCGGTGTGGGTCCTGCTCCTGTTGCCAttcctgcagctgctgctgcctgcAGTCCCCGCGTCCCACAGCGCTTCCTACAAGCCGGTCATCGTGGTGCACGGGCTCTTTGACAGCTCATACAGCTTCCGCCACCTGCTGGAATACATCAATGAG ACACATCCTGGGACTGTGGTGACAGTGCTCGATCTCTTCGATGGCAGAGAGAGTTTACGGCCTTTGTGGGAACAGGTACAAGGATTCCGAGAAGCTGTGGTTCCCATCATGGCAAAGGCTCCTGAAGGGGTACATCTCATCTGCTACTCCCAGG GGGGTCTGGTGTGCCGGGCACTGCTCTCTGTCATGGATGACCACAATGTGGATTCTTTCATCTCACTCTCATCTCCACAGATGGGACAGTATGGAG ACACAGACTATTTGAAGTGGCTATTTCCCACCTCCATGCGGTCTAACCTCTACCGAATCTGCTATAGCCCTTGGGGTCAGGAATTCTCCATTTGCAACTACTGGCATG ACCCTCACCATGATGACTTGTACCTCAATGCCAGCAGCTTCTTGGCCTTGATCAATGGAGAAAGAGACCATCCCAACGCCACTG CATGGAGGAAAAACTTTCTTCGTGTGGGTCGCCTGGTGCTCATTGGGGGTCCTGATGATGGTGTCATTACTCCCTGGCAGTCCAG CTTCTTTGGTTTCTATGATGCCAATGAGACAGTCTTGGAGATGGAGGAACAACTG GTATATCTGCGGGATTCTTTTGGGTTGAAGACTCTCTTGGCTCGGGGGGCCATAGTGAGGTGTCCAATGTCTGGGATCGTCCACACGGCCTGGCATTCCAACCGCACTCTTTATGAGACTTGCATTGAACCTTGGCTCTCCTGA
- the Egfl8 gene encoding epidermal growth factor-like protein 8 isoform X2 has product MGSKAELCTFFGGLSFLLLLISGEGAKGVSLKESQGVCSQQTLVVPLRYNESYSQPVYMPYLTLCAGRRICSTYRTTYRVAWREVRREVQQTHAICCQGWKKRHPGALTCEAICAKPCLNGGVCIGPDKCECAPGWGGKYCHVDVDECRTSVTLCSHRCFNTAGSFTCGCPQGLVLGPDGRACAEGSPEPPTSASILSVAVREAEQDERALRREIRELRGRLEGLEQWAAQAGAWVRAVLPMPPEELQPEQVAELWGRGDRIESLSDQVLLLEERLGTCSCEDNSLGPGLNR; this is encoded by the exons ATGGGGTCCAAGGCTGAGCTGTGCACATTCTTTGGTGGACTTTCATTCCTCCTGCTATTGATATCAGGCGAGGGAGCCAAGGGTGTATCCCTCAAAGAGAG TCAGGGGGTCTGCTCCCAGCAGACGCTGGTGGTCCCGCTACGCTACAATGAGTCCTACAGTCAACCGGTATACATGCCCTACTTGACCCTGTGCGCTGGAAGGCGCATCTGCAGCACTTACAG GACCACCTACCGCGTGGCGTGGCGGGAGGTGAGACGGGAAGTGCAGCAGACCCATGCCATATGCTGCCAGGGCTGGAAGAAGAGACATCCAGGAGCGCTCACCTGTGAag CCATTTGCGCCAAGCCTTGCTTGAACGGAGGCGTCTGTATTGGGCCGGACAAGTGCGAGTGCGCCCCCGGCTGGGGAGGGAAGTACTGTCACGTGG ACGTGGATGAGTGTAGGACCAGTGTCACCCTCTGTTCGCACCGTTGTTTCAATACCGCCGGTAGCTTCACTTGTGGTTGCCCGCAGGGCCTGGTGCTGGGCCCCGATGGACGTGCCTGCGCAGAGGGGTCCCCGGAGCCCCCAACCAGTGCCAGCATTCTGAGCGTGGCGG TTCGGGAAGCCGAACAGGACGAGCGCGCCCTAAGGCGGGAGATTCGTGAACTGCGAGGGCGCCTGGAGGGGCTGGAGCAG TGGGCCGCACAGGCTGGAGCTTGGGTACGGGCAGTGCTGCCCATGCCACCCGAAGAGCTACAGCCAGAACAAGTGGCTGAGCTATGGGGCCGGGGTGATAGGATCGAATCTCTCAGCGACCAAGTGCTGCTGCTGGAGGAGAGGCTGGGCACCT GCTCCTGTGAGGACAACAGCCTGGGCCCAGGACTGAATCGATAA
- the Agpat1 gene encoding 1-acyl-sn-glycerol-3-phosphate acyltransferase alpha isoform X1: MELWPGAWTVLLLLLLLLLFLLPTLWFCSPSAKYFFKMAFYNGWILFLAVLAIPVCAVRGRNVENMKILRLMLLHVKYLYGIRVEVRGAHHFPPSQPYVVVSNHQSSLDLLGMMEVLPGRCVPIAKRELLWAGSAGLACWLAGVIFIDRKRTGDAISVMSEVAQTLLTQDVRVWVFPEGTRNHNGSMLPFKRGAFHLAVQAQVPIVPIVMSSYQDFYCKKERRFTSGRCQVRVLPPVPTEGLTPDDVPALADRVRHSMLTIFREISTDGRGGGDYLKKPGGMGEARL, from the exons ATGGAGCTGTGGCCCGGGGCATGGacggtgctgctgctgctgctcttgcTGCTTCTCTTCCTGCTGCCCACCCTGTGGTTCTGCAGCCCCAGTGCCAAGTATTTCTTTAAGATGGCCTTCTACAACGGTTGGATCCTCTTCCTGGCTGTGCTTGCCATCCCTGTGTGTGCCGTGCGAGGACGCAACGTTGAGAACATGAA GATCTTGCGTCTAATGCTGCTCCACGTCAAATACCTGTATGGGATCCGAGTGGAGGTGCGAGGGGCCCATCACTTCCCTCCCTCACAGCCCTACGTTGTAGTCTCCAACCACCAGAGCTCCCTCGACCTGCTTG GAATGATGGAGGTACTGCCAGGCCGCTGTGTTCCCATTGCCAAGCGTGAACTACTatgggctggctctgctgggcTGGCCTGCTGGCTGGCAGGAGTCATCTTCATTGACCGGAAGCGCACAGGGGATGCTATCAGTGTCATGTCTGAGGTTGCCCAGACCCTGCTTACCCAGGAC GTAAGAGTCTGGGTTTTTCCTGAGGGAACAAGAAATCACAATGGCTCCATGCTGCCCTTCAAACGTGGCGCCTTCCATCTTGCAGTACAGGCCCAG GTTCCCATTGTCCCCATAGTCATGTCCTCCTATCAAGACTTCTACTGCAAGAAGGAGCGCCGCTTCACCTCGG GGCGATGTCAGGTACGGGTGCTGCCACCAGTGCCCACAGAAGGGCTGACACCAGATGATGTCCCTGCTCTGGCTGACAGAGTCCGGCACTCCATGCTCACCATTTTCCGGGAAATCTCCACTGATGGCCGGGGTGGTGGTGACTATCTGAAGAAGCCTGGGGGAATGGGCGAAGCCCGGCTGTGA
- the Prrt1 gene encoding proline-rich transmembrane protein 1, with product MTSEKSGLPDSVPHTSPPPYNAPQPPAEPPAPPPQAAPSSHHHHHHHYHQSGTATLPRLGAGGLASSSATAQRGPSSSATLPRPPHHAPPGPAAGAPPPGCATLPRMPPDPYLQETRFEGPLPPPPPAAAAPPPPAPAPTAQAPGFVVPTHAGAVGTLPLGGYVAPGYPLQLQPCTAYVPVYPVGTPYAGGTPGGTGVTSTLPPPPQGPGLALLEPRRPPHDYMPIAVLTTICCFWPTGIIAIFKAVQVRTALARGDMVSAEIASREARNFSFISLAVGIAAMVLCTILTVVIIIAAQHHENYWDP from the exons ATGACATCGGAAAAGTcag GCCTCCCGGACTCAGTTCCACACACTTCTCCACCTCCATACAAtgctccccagccccctgccgaacctcccgccccgcccccacAGGCAGCCCCCTCCTcgcaccatcaccatcaccaccactaccaccagtCTGGCACCGCCACCCTCCCGCGCTTAGGCGCAGGCGGCCTGGCCTCTTCCTCGGCCACAGCTCAACGCGGTCCCTCGTCCTCAGCCACACTACCCCGGCCCCCCCATCACGCCCCGCCTGGTCCGGCCGCCGGGGCTCCCCCACCCGGCTGCGCTACCTTGCCCCGCATGCCACCCGACCCTTACCTGCAGGAGACTCGCTTCGAGGGCCCACTTCCCCCGCCTCCGCCCGCCGCCGCTGCCCCACCCCCGCCGGCGCCTGCACCGACTGCTCAGGCTCCCGGCTTCGTGGTGCCCACGCACGCGGGGGCGGTGGGCACTTTGCCGCTGGGGGGCTACGTAGCGCCCGGCTACCCACTGCAGCTGCAGCCCTGTACTGCTTACGTGCCGGTCTATCCGGTGGGCACG CCTTATGCAGGCGGGACCCCAGGGGGAACTGGAGTGACCTCCACTCTCCCCCCGCCGCCCCAAGGCCCAGGGCTGGCCCTGCTGGAGCCGAGGCGCCCGCCACACGACTATATGCCCATTGCAGTGCTGACCACCATCTGCTGCTTCTGGCCTACGGGCATCATCGCCATCTTCAAGGCAGTGCAG GTGCGCACGGCCTTGGCCCGCGGAGACATGGTGTCTGCGGAGATCGCTTCACGCGAGGCTCGGAACTTCTCCTTCATCTCCCTGGCGGTGGGCATCGCAGCCATGGTGCTCTGTACTATCCTCACCGTAGTCATCATCATTGCCGCACAGCACCACGAAAACTACTGGGATCCCTAA
- the Egfl8 gene encoding epidermal growth factor-like protein 8 isoform X1 has product MGSKAELCTFFGGLSFLLLLISGEGAKGVSLKESQGVCSQQTLVVPLRYNESYSQPVYMPYLTLCAGRRICSTYRTTYRVAWREVRREVQQTHAICCQGWKKRHPGALTCEAICAKPCLNGGVCIGPDKCECAPGWGGKYCHVDVDECRTSVTLCSHRCFNTAGSFTCGCPQGLVLGPDGRACAEGSPEPPTSASILSVAVREAEQDERALRREIRELRGRLEGLEQWAAQAGAWVRAVLPMPPEELQPEQVAELWGRGDRIESLSDQVLLLEERLGTCESSCPSPLRPLSQLPELLQRPSRFRIPSFQKPLLKVHSLLPSRISPFFS; this is encoded by the exons ATGGGGTCCAAGGCTGAGCTGTGCACATTCTTTGGTGGACTTTCATTCCTCCTGCTATTGATATCAGGCGAGGGAGCCAAGGGTGTATCCCTCAAAGAGAG TCAGGGGGTCTGCTCCCAGCAGACGCTGGTGGTCCCGCTACGCTACAATGAGTCCTACAGTCAACCGGTATACATGCCCTACTTGACCCTGTGCGCTGGAAGGCGCATCTGCAGCACTTACAG GACCACCTACCGCGTGGCGTGGCGGGAGGTGAGACGGGAAGTGCAGCAGACCCATGCCATATGCTGCCAGGGCTGGAAGAAGAGACATCCAGGAGCGCTCACCTGTGAag CCATTTGCGCCAAGCCTTGCTTGAACGGAGGCGTCTGTATTGGGCCGGACAAGTGCGAGTGCGCCCCCGGCTGGGGAGGGAAGTACTGTCACGTGG ACGTGGATGAGTGTAGGACCAGTGTCACCCTCTGTTCGCACCGTTGTTTCAATACCGCCGGTAGCTTCACTTGTGGTTGCCCGCAGGGCCTGGTGCTGGGCCCCGATGGACGTGCCTGCGCAGAGGGGTCCCCGGAGCCCCCAACCAGTGCCAGCATTCTGAGCGTGGCGG TTCGGGAAGCCGAACAGGACGAGCGCGCCCTAAGGCGGGAGATTCGTGAACTGCGAGGGCGCCTGGAGGGGCTGGAGCAG TGGGCCGCACAGGCTGGAGCTTGGGTACGGGCAGTGCTGCCCATGCCACCCGAAGAGCTACAGCCAGAACAAGTGGCTGAGCTATGGGGCCGGGGTGATAGGATCGAATCTCTCAGCGACCAAGTGCTGCTGCTGGAGGAGAGGCTGGGCACCTGTGAGTCTTCTTGCCCCTCCCCACTCAGACCCCTATCCCAACTGCCCGAACTCCTCCAGAGACCTTCCAGGTTCCGAATTCCCTCATTCCAGAAACCTCTCCTCAAAGTTCACTCTTTACTACCTTCCAGGATATCTCCATTTTTCTCCTAA
- the Agpat1 gene encoding 1-acyl-sn-glycerol-3-phosphate acyltransferase alpha isoform X2, producing the protein MMEVLPGRCVPIAKRELLWAGSAGLACWLAGVIFIDRKRTGDAISVMSEVAQTLLTQDVRVWVFPEGTRNHNGSMLPFKRGAFHLAVQAQVPIVPIVMSSYQDFYCKKERRFTSGRCQVRVLPPVPTEGLTPDDVPALADRVRHSMLTIFREISTDGRGGGDYLKKPGGMGEARL; encoded by the exons ATGATGGAGGTACTGCCAGGCCGCTGTGTTCCCATTGCCAAGCGTGAACTACTatgggctggctctgctgggcTGGCCTGCTGGCTGGCAGGAGTCATCTTCATTGACCGGAAGCGCACAGGGGATGCTATCAGTGTCATGTCTGAGGTTGCCCAGACCCTGCTTACCCAGGAC GTAAGAGTCTGGGTTTTTCCTGAGGGAACAAGAAATCACAATGGCTCCATGCTGCCCTTCAAACGTGGCGCCTTCCATCTTGCAGTACAGGCCCAG GTTCCCATTGTCCCCATAGTCATGTCCTCCTATCAAGACTTCTACTGCAAGAAGGAGCGCCGCTTCACCTCGG GGCGATGTCAGGTACGGGTGCTGCCACCAGTGCCCACAGAAGGGCTGACACCAGATGATGTCCCTGCTCTGGCTGACAGAGTCCGGCACTCCATGCTCACCATTTTCCGGGAAATCTCCACTGATGGCCGGGGTGGTGGTGACTATCTGAAGAAGCCTGGGGGAATGGGCGAAGCCCGGCTGTGA